One window of Vicinamibacteria bacterium genomic DNA carries:
- a CDS encoding YciI family protein gives MKYMMLIYDEEQGWDKLSETEQEQIMARYRQFTQQIQSSGQFLAGSQLHPTSAATSVRLRNGKRLVTDGPFAETREQLGGYYLVEAKDLDEAIGLAERIPSAAMGTVEIRPLVETQVPTTT, from the coding sequence ATGAAGTACATGATGCTGATTTACGACGAGGAGCAAGGCTGGGACAAGCTCAGCGAGACCGAGCAGGAGCAAATCATGGCGCGCTACCGGCAGTTCACGCAACAGATTCAGTCGAGCGGGCAATTCCTGGCGGGCTCGCAGCTGCACCCGACGTCAGCGGCGACGAGCGTTCGCCTCCGCAACGGCAAGCGTCTGGTGACCGATGGCCCGTTCGCGGAGACCCGGGAGCAGCTCGGCGGTTACTACCTCGTCGAGGCCAAGGACCTCGACGAGGCGATCGGGCTCGCCGAACGGATTCCCTCGGCCGCCATGGGCACCGTCGAGATCAGGCCGCTGGTCGAGACCCAGGTGCCCACGACGACATGA
- a CDS encoding cupin domain-containing protein: MIEVILKRFETPDETREMPRGKFEIVKLGGMTIGRATYQPGWKWSEHVGPGVGASRCDVEHVGLVVSGKATAAFDDGSVTVLEAGQLFYIPAVPHDSWVVGEEPYVSLHFLGAETYGK; encoded by the coding sequence GTGATCGAGGTAATCCTGAAGCGGTTCGAGACGCCGGACGAGACGCGGGAAATGCCCCGCGGGAAGTTCGAGATCGTCAAGCTTGGCGGGATGACCATCGGGCGGGCGACCTACCAGCCCGGGTGGAAATGGTCGGAGCACGTCGGGCCCGGCGTTGGAGCTTCTCGTTGCGACGTAGAGCACGTTGGGCTGGTCGTGTCGGGCAAGGCAACGGCCGCGTTCGACGACGGGAGCGTGACCGTGCTCGAGGCCGGACAGCTGTTCTACATTCCCGCGGTGCCGCACGACAGCTGGGTCGTCGGGGAGGAGCCCTACGTCTCGCTGCACTTTCTGGGTGCGGAGACGTACGGAAAATAG
- a CDS encoding (2Fe-2S)-binding protein: MRYSLARDNRKGKAMARVKELRVNRARIGVDAEEGETLLRVLREQVDVTGVKYGCGEGQCGACTVLIDGAPVRSCLTRVEAAIEKEITTIEGLERDGRLHPLQQSFLDAQALQCGYCTPGMILAGVGLLNQNPRPTRDEILRAMEGNICRCGTYPRILAAIENVAGESTEQDR, translated from the coding sequence GTGAGGTATTCTCTGGCTCGGGACAACCGAAAGGGCAAAGCGATGGCGAGGGTGAAAGAGCTCCGGGTGAATCGAGCCCGCATCGGCGTGGACGCCGAGGAGGGCGAAACTCTGCTGCGGGTGCTGCGCGAGCAGGTGGACGTGACCGGCGTGAAGTACGGCTGCGGGGAAGGGCAATGCGGAGCGTGCACCGTGCTGATCGACGGGGCTCCGGTGCGTTCCTGTCTCACCCGCGTCGAGGCCGCGATCGAGAAAGAAATCACCACGATCGAGGGACTCGAGCGCGACGGGAGGCTCCACCCGCTCCAGCAGAGTTTCCTGGATGCGCAGGCGCTCCAGTGCGGCTACTGCACCCCGGGCATGATCCTCGCGGGGGTGGGCCTTCTGAACCAGAATCCGCGCCCGACGCGCGACGAAATCTTGCGAGCGATGGAGGGGAATATCTGCCGCTGTGGCACCTACCCGCGGATCCTGGCGGCGATCGAGAACGTCGCGGGCGAGTCGACGGAGCAAGACCGATGA
- a CDS encoding molybdopterin cofactor-binding domain-containing protein, which translates to MSHKPTPDPAYEPERYELDESARYHFDFDRRTFLRTAGTGIVVWLAVDDVIGAQESGGGRRRGLDEGAPTEIAAWLHIGANGRITVYTGKVEVGQNTRTSLSQAVADELHVSTDTIELVMGDTDRVPFDIGTFGSLSTPRMAPQLRKAAAAAREILLALAAERWQVAPDALVVADGSVLDSASDRALTFAELTNGKTLAQRIPEHATVTSPERWTEAGRSVPKVNGRDFVTGKHRFVSDLKLDGMWYGKVLRPDSIGAVLVSADVSRAEAMDGVVLVRDGDFIGVAAPSAAQAERAIESIGAEWKAKPLPSASTIFEHLKAHTTEGEGFDRARRMVEGSVTEGLAEADETLESTYTVAYIAHAPLEPRAAVAKWENARLTAWTGTQRPFGVRDELAEAFHLSPDAVRVLVPDTGSGYGGKHTGECAIEAARLAKAAGRPVKLVWTREEEFTWAYFRPAGVIEVKAGVRRDGKLTAWAFHNYNSGGSAIEGKYAVANRHIEFHPSDSPLRQGSYRALAATANHFARESHMDELAHVLGMDPLVFRLKNSGDPRLDGVLEAAAERFGWARLKPAENRGFGIAGGFEKNAYVATCAEISVHRASGHVRIERLVTSFDCGAVVNPDALTNQIEGSVIMGIGGAMFEAVDFADGRIGNGRFSAYRVPRFSDAPVLETVLVDRKDVPSAGAGETPIVCVAPAIGNAIFAATGIRLRSLPMVPKALEI; encoded by the coding sequence ATGAGCCACAAACCGACACCCGACCCCGCGTACGAGCCAGAACGATACGAGCTCGACGAATCGGCCCGGTATCATTTCGACTTCGACCGGCGGACCTTCCTGAGGACGGCGGGAACCGGGATTGTCGTTTGGCTCGCCGTCGACGACGTCATCGGCGCCCAGGAGTCGGGTGGCGGCCGGCGTCGCGGGCTCGACGAGGGAGCCCCCACCGAGATCGCGGCATGGCTCCACATCGGGGCCAACGGAAGGATCACCGTCTACACCGGCAAGGTAGAGGTGGGACAGAACACCCGGACCTCGCTCTCGCAGGCGGTGGCGGACGAGCTCCACGTATCGACGGACACCATCGAGCTCGTCATGGGTGACACCGACCGGGTGCCGTTCGACATCGGAACCTTCGGAAGCCTCTCGACGCCCCGCATGGCGCCGCAGCTCCGGAAGGCCGCCGCGGCTGCGCGCGAGATTCTCCTCGCTCTCGCGGCAGAGCGATGGCAGGTAGCACCAGACGCGCTCGTCGTCGCCGACGGGTCGGTTCTCGACTCCGCGTCGGATCGCGCGCTTACGTTCGCCGAGCTCACGAATGGCAAGACTCTCGCGCAACGGATTCCCGAGCATGCAACCGTGACATCTCCCGAGCGGTGGACGGAAGCCGGCCGGTCCGTTCCCAAAGTAAACGGACGCGACTTCGTCACGGGAAAACATCGATTCGTCTCGGACCTGAAACTCGACGGGATGTGGTACGGCAAAGTGCTCCGTCCGGACTCCATCGGCGCGGTGCTGGTCTCGGCGGACGTGTCGCGGGCCGAAGCGATGGATGGTGTCGTCCTCGTACGCGACGGCGACTTCATCGGCGTGGCCGCGCCGAGCGCAGCGCAAGCCGAGCGCGCCATCGAGTCCATCGGGGCGGAGTGGAAAGCGAAGCCACTGCCATCGGCATCGACGATCTTCGAGCACCTGAAGGCTCACACGACCGAAGGAGAGGGTTTCGACCGGGCACGACGGATGGTGGAGGGCTCGGTGACCGAAGGGCTGGCCGAGGCAGACGAGACGCTCGAGTCGACCTACACCGTCGCCTACATCGCTCACGCGCCGCTCGAGCCCCGGGCGGCGGTCGCGAAGTGGGAGAACGCCAGGCTGACGGCATGGACGGGCACCCAGCGGCCGTTCGGCGTCCGCGACGAGCTCGCCGAAGCGTTCCACCTTTCCCCGGACGCCGTCCGCGTGCTCGTCCCCGACACGGGCTCGGGGTACGGGGGGAAACACACCGGAGAGTGTGCGATCGAGGCGGCCCGGCTCGCCAAAGCCGCCGGCAGGCCGGTGAAGCTGGTCTGGACCCGCGAAGAGGAATTTACCTGGGCGTACTTCCGACCCGCGGGCGTCATCGAGGTAAAGGCGGGTGTGCGACGCGACGGGAAGCTCACCGCCTGGGCGTTTCACAATTACAACTCGGGAGGCTCGGCCATCGAGGGGAAATACGCGGTGGCGAACCGTCACATCGAGTTTCACCCGTCGGACTCCCCGCTTCGGCAGGGCTCGTATCGCGCTCTCGCCGCCACGGCCAATCACTTCGCCCGCGAGTCGCACATGGACGAGCTCGCGCATGTCTTGGGAATGGACCCCCTCGTTTTTCGGCTGAAGAACTCCGGCGACCCGCGGCTCGATGGGGTCCTCGAGGCGGCCGCCGAACGCTTCGGCTGGGCGCGGCTAAAACCGGCGGAGAATCGGGGGTTCGGGATCGCGGGCGGCTTCGAGAAAAACGCTTACGTTGCCACCTGCGCCGAGATCTCGGTACACCGGGCAAGCGGCCACGTGCGCATCGAGCGCCTCGTGACGTCATTCGACTGCGGGGCCGTGGTGAATCCGGACGCATTGACGAACCAGATCGAAGGCTCGGTAATCATGGGTATCGGAGGTGCGATGTTCGAGGCCGTCGATTTCGCCGACGGGAGAATCGGGAACGGTCGATTTTCGGCCTACCGCGTGCCGCGTTTCAGCGATGCGCCCGTGCTGGAAACCGTTCTCGTGGATCGGAAGGACGTGCCGTCGGCCGGCGCCGGGGAAACGCCCATCGTCTGCGTCGCGCCCGCCATCGGAAACGCCATCTTCGCCGCCACCGGCATTCGCCTTCGTTCGCTCCCCATGGTTCCGAAGGCCCTCGAGATCTGA
- a CDS encoding RNA polymerase sigma factor, with protein sequence MSVDANAAVDALYRSDWGRIVATLIRILGDFDLAEEAAQEAFAAAVRQWPGDGVPESPRAWIIRTARYKAIDRIRRRTRFEEKLESYAASRSSRTLAEPHDDTNEIPDDRLRLIFTCCHPALALEAQVALTLRTLAGLETDEIARAFLVPTATMAQRLVRAKRKIRNARIPYKVPDTSDMPARLDAVLTVIYLVFNEGYTATRGDRLLRADLCVEAIRLGRLVTALMAPEPPKDATALVALMLLHDSRRDARLDADGDLVVLEEQDRGLWDRGQIEEAFPMVDEALRDDPGVFALQAAIAAEHCRAVRAEDTDWPRIVRLYDRLERLQPSPIVSLNRAVAFSMVNGPRAGLALIDVLAAAGDLDDYHLLHAARADLLRRLGSPVEAAESYRRALALVQNDAERRFLEGRLSEVLPPEE encoded by the coding sequence GTGTCCGTGGACGCCAACGCAGCGGTTGACGCACTCTATCGATCCGACTGGGGTCGGATCGTTGCCACTTTGATTCGGATCCTGGGCGATTTCGACCTTGCCGAAGAAGCGGCACAGGAGGCTTTTGCCGCCGCCGTACGTCAGTGGCCTGGCGACGGCGTCCCCGAGTCCCCGCGGGCCTGGATCATCCGGACGGCCCGCTACAAGGCCATCGATCGCATTCGGCGACGCACTCGGTTCGAGGAAAAACTCGAATCCTACGCCGCCTCCCGATCGAGCCGCACCCTCGCGGAGCCACATGACGACACGAACGAGATCCCCGACGATCGCCTGCGACTCATCTTCACGTGCTGCCACCCGGCGCTTGCGCTCGAAGCGCAGGTCGCGCTGACTCTCCGGACGCTCGCCGGCCTCGAGACCGACGAGATCGCTCGCGCGTTCCTCGTGCCGACGGCGACAATGGCGCAGCGGCTGGTGCGTGCCAAACGCAAGATTCGAAATGCCCGCATTCCGTACAAGGTGCCCGACACCAGCGACATGCCCGCGCGGCTCGACGCGGTGCTGACGGTGATCTATCTCGTATTCAACGAGGGCTACACCGCGACTCGCGGCGATCGTCTCCTGAGGGCCGATCTCTGTGTCGAGGCCATCCGCCTGGGACGCCTGGTGACGGCCTTGATGGCGCCGGAGCCGCCGAAGGACGCGACCGCTCTCGTCGCCCTCATGCTGCTTCACGACTCGCGGCGGGATGCCCGTCTCGACGCTGATGGCGACCTCGTCGTCCTCGAAGAGCAGGACCGCGGTCTCTGGGATCGAGGGCAGATCGAAGAGGCGTTTCCGATGGTCGATGAGGCGCTTCGCGACGACCCCGGTGTCTTCGCTTTGCAGGCCGCGATCGCCGCCGAACATTGTCGCGCGGTGCGGGCCGAGGACACGGACTGGCCTCGGATCGTGCGTCTCTACGACCGGCTGGAGCGCTTGCAGCCTTCTCCCATCGTGTCGTTGAACCGCGCGGTGGCGTTCTCGATGGTGAACGGCCCACGAGCGGGGTTGGCGCTCATCGATGTTCTCGCCGCGGCGGGCGATCTCGACGATTATCACTTGCTGCACGCGGCGCGGGCCGATCTGCTTCGCCGCCTCGGTTCGCCCGTCGAGGCGGCAGAGAGCTACCGGAGAGCGCTCGCGCTGGTCCAAAACGATGCCGAGCGCCGATTTCTCGAGGGACGCCTGTCCGAGGTACTGCCCCCCGAAGAATGA